A section of the Kribbella sp. HUAS MG21 genome encodes:
- a CDS encoding DEAD/DEAH box helicase, producing MIGNIDAVRTSSDIKATYRRYLQSLLAVRDAKLDAALREAIETTPLLDKGPYLEATPPYAPGATVQELIEDGLLSPSFGALTSAALPPDRPLYVHQEQAIRKVAAGRNVVVATGTGSGKTESFLLPILDSLVREKEAGTLGPGVRALLLYPMNALANDQLKRLRQLLAGYPDITFGRYTGDTENDPATARDMFSQLNIGEPILPNELLSREEMRATPPQLLLTNYAMLEYLLLRPQDMALFPKGQKTWRFIVVDEAHAYDGTQGAEIAMLLRRVRDRVAPDRPIQCIATSATVGADADPAAVMRFASNLFGQPFEWVDADTSRQDLVTAKRVDTPPGPHWGPLTAAEYVEVASAVDREQAVLAKAEEAGFSAGTAYEALLHEAALVEVRKTLSARPAPFDRVAAIVFTGQEEARAGLAALIDLGSSIHCVDGSTPISARYHLFLRATEGAFACLSDSGPHVQLARHDSCPECEAPMFEIGSCTRCGAVHVVGKVVSSSGVTKLLPRAATKSNQWLVLTDHNAQVDEDEQAAADDGADVSADDAKLCTSCGAIANAPANSCPACDSTHLRGVRKLKQRGEEIAGCLVCGARGPATVRVFETGADASGAVIATSLYQSVPPSQQIAEQQLPGEGRKLLAFSDSRQAAAYFAPYLEDSYERLKRRRLISQGLVDAGAVNDAVMIEDLVFSTRKAAEQVKTFPRRMTAQQQAREVGPWVMAEVVATDDRQSLEGLGLLSIVMDRDPTWAAPAPLVALGLSEDEAWAFLQELVRTLRQQGAVTMPADVDAKDEIFTPRLGPIYARESGPQAIRKVLSWLPGTGTNRRIDYVRRVLLALGRDDDPSALLKGIWSFLTAPATPVDWLKASTQQGRGVVYQVDHELLRLLWPTDNSPVHHCTVCRRVTAFSVRGVCPALGCEGQLEEFVPPSVNAERNHYRALYRSMLAVPLKAQEHTAQWTNVEAANVQHQFIRGEVNTLSCSTTFELGVDVGELQAVFLRNMPPTTANYVQRAGRAGRRSGAAALVVTYASRRSHDLSRFAEPEVMMSGAVRAPYVPLENARVDRRHAHSVVMAAFFRWYLEERQHIARTAGQFFLPGDSGDDPPVSLLKAFLDPVPSEIADALARVVPKPVARELGLATNDWVPVLLALLESVRTELSGDVAALETLQLEAAAAKNYKLAERYRMVGRTLQTRDLLGFLATRNVLPKYGFPVDSVELRTAYSGNQAGAKLDLSRDLSQAIHEYAPDATLVAGGMLWTARGIYRMPGRDLEEFEYRICKRCLGFWRALADLDPLCPHCGEASADAARTITVPEFGFVAARNPTRPGPRPPRRSWSGSTYVLKEPDDVKARKVSIKHGTCDVRVGPRGRLVAVADGPGNSGFWICTWCGYGSARVLHPRKPPAHDHLLTGKPCTGQSRWLDLAHNYETDLVFIDVRIPAASQTQANWKSLLYAVLEAACDELQIARDDIGGSLAPTGASTWSIVLFDTVPGGAGHVLLVEEHLERVLKAALKRVSSCECGPETSCYGCLRSYGNQRDHDVLSRGAALALLETMLGTIDLGPSTARSGTASVTPTPLHSISEDRTSGTWDGT from the coding sequence GTGATCGGCAACATCGACGCCGTACGAACCAGTAGCGATATCAAGGCGACGTACCGACGCTACCTCCAATCGCTGCTCGCCGTACGGGACGCCAAGCTCGACGCCGCCCTCCGCGAAGCCATTGAGACGACACCGCTGCTCGACAAGGGCCCGTATCTCGAAGCCACGCCTCCGTATGCGCCAGGGGCGACGGTTCAGGAGCTCATCGAAGATGGGCTCCTCTCGCCTTCGTTCGGCGCGCTGACCAGCGCCGCGCTGCCCCCCGACCGCCCGCTGTACGTGCACCAAGAACAGGCCATCCGCAAGGTCGCGGCCGGTCGAAACGTCGTGGTTGCAACCGGCACAGGCTCCGGCAAGACCGAGTCGTTCCTTCTCCCGATCCTCGACAGCTTGGTGCGCGAGAAGGAAGCAGGAACGCTTGGCCCAGGGGTGCGCGCGCTCCTCCTCTACCCCATGAACGCGCTGGCCAATGACCAGCTGAAACGCCTTCGGCAGCTGCTGGCCGGGTATCCGGATATCACCTTCGGCCGCTACACAGGCGACACCGAGAACGACCCCGCGACGGCGCGCGACATGTTCTCACAGCTCAACATCGGCGAGCCCATACTCCCGAACGAGCTGCTGAGTCGCGAGGAGATGCGAGCAACACCACCGCAGCTCCTTCTAACCAACTACGCCATGTTGGAGTACCTGTTGCTCCGCCCACAGGACATGGCGCTCTTCCCTAAGGGCCAGAAAACCTGGCGGTTCATCGTGGTCGATGAGGCGCACGCCTACGACGGCACGCAGGGCGCAGAGATCGCCATGCTGCTTCGTCGAGTTCGCGATCGCGTCGCTCCCGATCGCCCGATCCAGTGCATCGCCACCTCGGCAACGGTCGGTGCCGATGCTGACCCGGCAGCGGTCATGAGATTCGCATCTAACCTGTTCGGACAGCCATTCGAGTGGGTCGACGCAGACACGAGCCGACAGGACCTCGTCACCGCAAAGCGTGTCGACACCCCGCCCGGCCCACACTGGGGTCCGCTGACCGCAGCTGAGTATGTCGAGGTGGCGAGCGCAGTGGATCGCGAACAGGCTGTGCTTGCGAAGGCGGAAGAGGCCGGCTTCTCCGCAGGCACCGCCTACGAGGCCCTGCTGCACGAGGCAGCCCTCGTCGAGGTACGCAAGACGCTAAGCGCCAGGCCAGCGCCCTTCGACAGAGTGGCCGCGATCGTATTCACCGGCCAGGAAGAAGCTCGGGCCGGCCTCGCGGCACTCATCGATCTCGGCAGTTCCATTCACTGCGTGGATGGGTCTACCCCGATCTCGGCCCGCTACCACTTATTCCTTCGCGCGACCGAGGGCGCGTTCGCCTGCCTCTCAGACTCTGGCCCGCACGTGCAGCTCGCCCGCCATGACTCGTGCCCCGAGTGTGAGGCACCGATGTTCGAGATCGGCTCTTGCACACGCTGTGGTGCCGTGCATGTCGTCGGGAAAGTGGTGTCATCCAGCGGCGTCACGAAGCTCCTTCCACGCGCGGCAACCAAGTCCAACCAGTGGCTCGTGCTGACCGACCACAACGCGCAGGTCGACGAGGATGAGCAGGCAGCCGCCGACGACGGCGCCGACGTCAGCGCCGACGACGCGAAGCTGTGCACGTCGTGTGGAGCCATTGCGAATGCCCCAGCCAACTCTTGCCCTGCCTGCGACTCAACGCACCTCCGGGGAGTCCGAAAGCTGAAGCAGCGCGGCGAAGAGATCGCCGGCTGCCTCGTGTGTGGCGCCCGCGGCCCGGCGACCGTCCGCGTCTTCGAGACCGGTGCTGATGCGAGCGGTGCGGTCATCGCAACATCGCTGTACCAAAGCGTTCCACCGAGCCAGCAGATCGCGGAGCAGCAACTGCCAGGCGAGGGCCGCAAGCTCTTAGCGTTCAGCGACAGCCGCCAGGCGGCCGCGTACTTTGCGCCTTACCTCGAAGACTCCTATGAGCGGCTCAAGCGGCGCCGGCTCATCAGCCAGGGCCTCGTCGACGCCGGTGCCGTCAATGACGCGGTGATGATCGAAGACCTCGTCTTCTCGACCCGCAAGGCCGCCGAGCAGGTCAAGACCTTCCCCCGCCGCATGACGGCACAGCAGCAGGCGCGTGAAGTCGGCCCCTGGGTCATGGCAGAGGTCGTGGCCACGGACGACCGCCAGTCGTTAGAAGGCCTTGGGCTGCTGTCCATCGTGATGGACCGCGATCCCACCTGGGCAGCACCCGCGCCACTCGTGGCGCTCGGGCTGAGCGAGGATGAGGCGTGGGCGTTCCTACAGGAGCTCGTTCGCACTCTACGGCAGCAGGGTGCCGTCACGATGCCGGCCGATGTCGACGCAAAAGACGAGATCTTCACGCCGCGCCTCGGGCCGATCTACGCCCGCGAGTCAGGACCGCAGGCGATCCGTAAGGTCCTGTCCTGGCTTCCTGGCACGGGAACAAACCGCCGCATCGACTACGTCCGCCGAGTCCTATTGGCCCTGGGACGCGACGACGATCCATCCGCTCTCCTCAAAGGAATCTGGAGCTTCCTTACCGCACCAGCGACTCCCGTCGACTGGCTCAAGGCGAGCACACAACAGGGACGGGGAGTCGTCTACCAGGTCGACCACGAGCTCCTGCGCTTGCTGTGGCCGACCGACAATAGCCCGGTACACCACTGCACGGTCTGCCGCCGCGTTACGGCCTTCTCCGTGCGCGGTGTCTGCCCGGCTCTGGGCTGCGAAGGCCAACTCGAGGAGTTCGTGCCTCCATCCGTGAATGCTGAGCGAAACCACTATCGTGCCTTGTACCGATCCATGCTCGCCGTCCCGCTGAAGGCTCAGGAGCACACGGCTCAGTGGACCAACGTCGAGGCGGCGAACGTCCAGCATCAGTTCATCCGTGGCGAGGTGAACACCCTGTCGTGCTCGACGACGTTCGAGCTCGGTGTCGACGTTGGTGAGCTTCAGGCAGTATTTCTGCGGAACATGCCGCCGACCACGGCGAACTATGTCCAGCGCGCTGGACGCGCCGGCCGTCGCTCAGGGGCGGCTGCCCTCGTGGTCACATACGCGAGTCGCAGATCCCACGACCTGAGTAGATTCGCCGAACCCGAGGTGATGATGTCCGGCGCGGTCCGCGCCCCCTACGTCCCGCTCGAAAATGCCCGAGTCGACCGCCGCCATGCACACTCGGTTGTGATGGCCGCATTCTTCCGCTGGTATCTGGAAGAGCGCCAGCACATCGCGCGGACCGCTGGGCAGTTCTTCCTTCCCGGCGACAGCGGCGACGATCCGCCGGTTTCTCTGCTAAAGGCCTTCCTCGATCCCGTTCCATCCGAGATCGCGGACGCTCTCGCACGCGTTGTCCCGAAGCCGGTGGCTCGGGAGCTGGGACTCGCGACCAACGACTGGGTGCCGGTGTTACTCGCTCTCCTCGAGAGCGTGCGGACGGAACTCTCCGGCGACGTGGCGGCCCTTGAAACGCTCCAGCTTGAGGCGGCGGCCGCGAAGAACTACAAGCTCGCCGAGCGATACAGGATGGTCGGCCGCACCCTGCAGACCCGGGACCTGCTCGGCTTCCTCGCGACGCGTAACGTGCTGCCCAAGTACGGGTTTCCGGTCGACTCGGTCGAGCTGCGCACGGCATACTCCGGGAACCAAGCCGGCGCAAAGCTCGACTTGTCACGCGACCTGTCTCAGGCCATCCACGAGTACGCACCAGACGCGACCCTCGTTGCCGGCGGCATGCTGTGGACGGCGAGGGGTATCTACCGTATGCCCGGGCGTGACCTCGAGGAGTTCGAGTATCGGATCTGCAAGCGGTGCCTGGGCTTCTGGCGAGCACTTGCCGACCTCGATCCGCTTTGCCCACACTGCGGCGAAGCGTCAGCGGACGCGGCTCGCACGATCACGGTCCCGGAGTTCGGCTTTGTCGCCGCTCGAAACCCCACGCGTCCAGGGCCGCGGCCTCCGCGTCGTTCTTGGAGCGGGTCGACGTACGTCCTTAAGGAACCCGACGACGTGAAGGCACGCAAGGTCAGCATCAAGCACGGAACGTGCGACGTCCGGGTCGGTCCGCGGGGACGACTGGTCGCCGTCGCCGACGGGCCCGGCAACTCAGGCTTCTGGATCTGCACCTGGTGCGGCTACGGCTCGGCCCGAGTTCTTCACCCGCGCAAGCCACCCGCGCACGACCATCTACTGACGGGCAAGCCATGCACTGGTCAGTCGCGATGGCTCGACCTCGCGCACAACTACGAGACCGACCTGGTCTTTATCGACGTCAGGATCCCTGCCGCGTCCCAGACTCAGGCAAATTGGAAGTCACTCCTCTACGCCGTGCTGGAGGCAGCGTGCGACGAGCTGCAGATCGCCCGCGACGACATCGGTGGATCGCTGGCTCCAACCGGCGCATCCACCTGGTCGATCGTGCTGTTCGACACCGTTCCCGGTGGAGCAGGCCACGTCCTTCTCGTTGAAGAACACCTGGAGCGCGTGCTCAAAGCCGCCCTGAAGCGGGTCTCCTCCTGCGAGTGCGGCCCGGAGACCTCCTGCTACGGATGCTTGCGCAGCTACGGAAATCAGCGCGACCACGACGTACTGTCCCGAGGCGCTGCTCTCGCACTCCTTGAGACGATGCTGGGCACGATTGATCTCGGACCGAGCACAGCCCGTTCAGGAACGGCGAGCGTAACCCCGACTCCGCTACATAGCATCTCGGAGGACCGGACCTCCGGCACTTGGGACGGCACCTAG